Below is a genomic region from Raphanus sativus cultivar WK10039 chromosome 4, ASM80110v3, whole genome shotgun sequence.
TTGTTAACAGAGGCAAGTAccaccatttaaaaaaaaattccatagCTCTTGATCTCatatattttctcaaatctCTTGTTACTTTAATCATCTGGCAGCTTAAATCCCCTCCAATGTTCAAAGAGATAAGAGACAGTTTGATGAAGTACCTTACCGGTCTACTTGGTAATGATCACATTGCATCAGAGCTACTATTGTTGCATCTTCTGTCTAAGGTAATTTAGTTTACAGTGTAAcacatttttcttcttcttgtcagCTCTCTCTGCTAATCCTTTGATGTATAGGTGCATGGAAGAGTAGATAACGTTGCTGTTGGGAAGCTTTCGCTTAATCTCACACACCTTAATAAAGAAAGCATGTCTATCTTCGGCACACAGCTCAGAGATGCCCTCAAAAGCCTCTTACCATTCACACAATCTATACCACTTACTACTGAGTATCTCAACACTGCGTCCCTCGGTCCCAAGAAAGACTATGGAACCAACAGGTAAGAATCCATAAGAGCTTTTGAATCATTAGTTTCCTGAGAGGAGTGAGAGACCATCATGTTATCTGTTTTTTATGACACAGATTGGTGCCTGGAGTTCTACAAATTGCTGATGGCACACACTTGATATTAGACGAAACAGAGTTGCAACCAGGCACTTTGAACTCTGTTGGAGTTGAGAATGCAAACCTGCTTAAAAACCTCATGGAGTGTCAGAAGGTAAAATCAAtctcattcattcattcatcacTTTGATCAGATTCAGATATGAATTAATGAATCTGCTGTGCTATTTCAGGTGGAGTATGATTTCCAGTATTATAAAATGGAAATGGCCACTGATGCTCAGATGCTCATCTTCTCAGAGGGGAAATCAAACATAATGCCTGCTGATATGGTTCTACCTTTTCAACCTTCCCAAGTGAATCCTTTGCAAGTCATCACACTAGAAACAGCACAAGCTTGGAGGTGTTACCTAGCTACTTGCAAATCGATGTCTCACTCCATTGGGCAAGAGTTGCAGCAGGTGAGAGTCTTGTGTTAGAATCTATGGCAACAGTTTTATCAAACTTTTGAGtcttattactatttttttttttttgctgttgtTGAAGGTATTGGAGAATGATTTGGTTGCAGCAAGACAAACGGATCGTAGTTTAGGCAGCCAAGACTTGAGCAGGTACTAAAGCCTTCCTTGAAGTTTTGTCCTCATCAAACTTGGAATTttagttttcaattttgttttgttggtttCTGCAGATTGTTGACAATGGCTCGCATGATGTCTGTGAGTTATGGTGAGACTACGCTCTCACTAGAGCACTGGCAAATGGTGTTGGAGCTAGAAAGGCTTAGGAAGGAGAGGCTCAAGTAAAACCAGCCACTTCTAGGTTGAAGAAACGAGATAAGACTATGGTTTGTAAGCTTGTTTGGATATTGTAATCTACACTAAGTTATATGATTAAGAAAACAATGGTTTCCTATCTAATGATTTgagcttttaaaaatatattttacaaacttAATCATCCTTAATCTCACAAGGTAATCAACCGAGTAGTAcactttaaactttaaaaaattaagagattCACAATTGTTTGTTTCCACAGCAAGTAATGAAACAATTTAACCTAACTAAGAATGCTATTAGATTTCTTGTCTATCAAGTAAACATACAAGCTCAATTGTAACCTATCTAGGTTTAGCTTAACAACTATTACATAACTCATACATAAACAATTCCTCACTATCAACATCGTTCTGCTCCACTTTTGATTTATCTTTCACGACCGAACCTTGAGCTTCTTTCCCCATCGTTGCAGCTTCTTGCTGTCTTTTTCTAGGACCAATCGGAGTTGGCAATGGACCACGAACCCTTGGTGTAAACAAAGGACGTTCCAAGTACTGTATTTTTGTAGGACTTGGGATTAGCAGTGGAACTCTAAGAGGGACTCTCTGCATAATAAAAGGATGGTTCAAGAGCTCAGTTGCTGAAGCCCTATTCCAAGGATGCCACTTATGGCACTGCCTCAAGAAGTCTATAGCCACAGGAGAGATCTCTTGTTCTAGCTTCCACACGTAAGAGACTCCCACCTCCATCTGTGTTGACTTACCTCCAAACATCTCAAACACCACACACCCTAGCGACCATATATCAAGAGCCGGTCCGACCAATCCCTCCGGATCCTCAGAAACTTCCGGAGGCATGTACATATTCGTACCAGCAGACTTCAACACATGATACGTATTAGGCTCCTTTGATAAACCAAAGTCAGCTAGCTTGGCATCCCACGGGTCCCCAAGAGAGGTTGAAGGGAAGAGGAGTATGTTTTCTGGCTTGAGGTCACAGTGAACATAACCGTGTTCGTGAAGAGCTTCAAGTCCTTGTAAGATCATACGAGTGGTGCGTCCAATCACGTGCTCAGGCAATGGTTTCCCACCGAAAGATGATATAACTTCGTCTAGGCTACCTTCGGACGCATACTCCATATAGATGTAGCAATCTTTGAGGAGGATACCTAAGTGAAGATGATCACTAGAGACTTGAACGATGCGAGGATGGTTGCGGAAGTAAAGCATGATCCTAAGCTCTTTCTTGAGATTCTCCTTGAGTCTTATAGAAGATGTTTTCTTCGCGTAAAGGCCAAGGCCAGGGTGAGCCTTGAGAGACACGGAACCGAAGGCTCCTTGGCCAAGAACACGGACAGTTTGCAATGAAAGTTCGTGAACGTATAAAGGTTCATCGTACTTAATATCCATAGCTACTCTCTCTTAGGGTGTGTTGATTAATAAGTGTTAATTTACTCACTATTTATAATTGACCATAACTCCCTGTACCAATTGTTTTTGGATTCCTGAGTTAAGTTGGATTAAGtatagttatttaattttaatattataattaagttGTTGCATGTTTTAGCTTGGAGTAGGAAACCAAAATCAAGACGATAAGTGAacttaactaaatataataaaataactagTGTTAGTAACATTAGggtttgatttgatttaaaaCCGAAATTGTCATCGGTTTACATAAACCGAACCAACAACACTATggataaatttatattttaactatataaatatataaatgtacatatgtgtgtacatatatatttgGAAATTAAAGCATACTACATGCACCATTAATCAAATTATTGTATATCTTTCAGTTAGATCTTCCactaaaccaaatcaaaccatctaaaaacaaaatcaaaccatctaaaaaaaataaacccagccaaaagtatatttataaaccaaatacTATCTTTTGCATATGCTTCATTGCCATTTTTATTAGTTGTGGATATATCAACTTTCTTACTTCACTTAAATATAAGGATAGTCTGTATGTATTATAATATTGGAAATCATACTTCACCCTTAATAGCAGCAGATTCCATATCAAATTCATATCTAAATCTGATTAAAGTGATGAATGAATTTATTTTCGTATTTAACTTTCAAAGAGGTATGTTAAGCAGATTTGTATTTGCAGTTCCAACAGAGTTCAAGGTGCCAAGTTGCAACAGAGTGCGCACTATCATCAATTTATTGAGTctactacaatttttttttgttgcaaaatttCGTTGCTGGTATTGGAGAATGATTTGGTTGCAGCAAAGTAAACGAACCGTAGTTTAGGTAGTAAGTAAAACTTGGCTAGTTCACAATATTAAGCAAGACTTTAACAAGTGTAATTTGATTGACCAATATATTCGATTCCAATTTGATTTGTAACACATTACAAAATAACACACATTTTAat
It encodes:
- the LOC108832163 gene encoding mitogen-activated protein kinase kinase kinase 17-like, which gives rise to MDIKYDEPLYVHELSLQTVRVLGQGAFGSVSLKAHPGLGLYAKKTSSIRLKENLKKELRIMLYFRNHPRIVQVSSDHLHLGILLKDCYIYMEYASEGSLDEVISSFGGKPLPEHVIGRTTRMILQGLEALHEHGYVHCDLKPENILLFPSTSLGDPWDAKLADFGLSKEPNTYHVLKSAGTNMYMPPEVSEDPEGLVGPALDIWSLGCVVFEMFGGKSTQMEVGVSYVWKLEQEISPVAIDFLRQCHKWHPWNRASATELLNHPFIMQRVPLRVPLLIPSPTKIQYLERPLFTPRVRGPLPTPIGPRKRQQEAATMGKEAQGSVVKDKSKVEQNDVDSEELFMYELCNSC